The following proteins come from a genomic window of Miscanthus floridulus cultivar M001 chromosome 2, ASM1932011v1, whole genome shotgun sequence:
- the LOC136540030 gene encoding bZIP transcription factor 53-like, translating to MVPPAAAQGARRAAVTTEEERRRNRMTSNRQSARKSRMKRQQYVDDLTAENERLRRENEAMRASVGDVLQQSRALEQENRVLAAHARQLCAVLLLRNSQLRLLGDVAGVPLDVPGVPDHLVQLYGGVQMPVTPLSPSLSPSPPPPPLQRQLPLEIQLMLLQPDVMDAVGTLEF from the coding sequence ATGGTTCCACCGGCGGCCGCCCAGGGAGCGCGCCGCGCCGCGGTGACCACggaggaggagcggcggcgcAACCGCATGACCTCCAACCGGCAGTCGGCGCGCAAGTCCCGCATGAAGCGGCAGCAGTACGTCGACGACCTGACCGCGGAGAACGAGCGCCTGCGGCGCGAGAACGAGGCGATGCGCGCCAGCGTCGGCGACGTCCTGCAGCAGAGCCGTGCGCTGGAGCAGGAGAACCGGGTGCTCGCCGCGCACGCGCGCCAGCTGTGCGCCGTGCTCCTGCTGCGGAACTCCCAGCTCCGCCTGCTCGGCGACGTGGCCGGCGTACCGCTCGACGTGCCGGGCGTGCCCGACCACCTCGTGCAGCTGTACGGCGGCGTGCAGATGCCAGTCACGCCGCTCTCACCGTcgctgtcgccgtcgccgccgccaccgcccctgCAACGGCAGTTGCCGCTCGAGATCCAGCTGATGCTGCTCCAGCCCGACGTCATGGACGCCGTCGGTACGCTCGAGTTCTGA